One segment of Brassica napus cultivar Da-Ae chromosome C3, Da-Ae, whole genome shotgun sequence DNA contains the following:
- the LOC106417534 gene encoding uncharacterized protein LOC106417534: MEANPLRERAFGVTNIKTHILLILHFDDHNYDAWRELFLTHCLAFVVLGHLDGTSLPEDVNDAPWFKRDGLVKLWQYGTLTQPLFHSTFKTGGNERYIWVRIENQFRINKEARAIQLDHDLRTTEIGDRSVHDYCQTLKSISDLLSNLDAFVPDRTLVMYLLNGLNEKFDNITNVIKHKEPFPTFYDAKSMLLNDETRLKRCQKAPATTDNGSSSTVLTVSTEKPQQQRFNRGNRKQNRGRGRGGFNQRSWNNNWNPQWNQQWPLSYFQGHMPQ, translated from the coding sequence ATGGAAGCCAACCCTCTTAGGGAAAGGGCTTTTGGAGTAACCAATATCAAAACCCATATTCTTTTGATCCTTCACTTTGATGATCATAATTATGATGCATGGCGTGAGTTATTCCTAACACACTGCCTCGCCTTTGTTGTTCTCGGACACCTCGATGGCACAAGCCTTCCAGAGGACGTCAACGACGCTCCTTGGTTCAAACGAGATGGCCTCGTCAAGCTTTGGCAATACGGCACGCTCACGCAACCTCTGTTCCATTCCACATTCAAGACTGGCGGCAATGAGAGGTACATATGGGTGCGCATCGAAAATCAGTTTCGAATCAATAAGGAAGCTCGCGCGATCCAATTGGATCACGACCTCCGAACCACCGAGATTGGCGACAGATCCGTTCACGACTACTGCCAAACTCTCAAGTCCATCTCAGATCTATTGTCAAACCTTGATGCTTTTGTTCCAGATAGAACTCTCGTGATGTACCTACTAAATGGTTTAAACGAGAAGTTTGATAACATCACCAACGTTATCAAACACAAGGAACCGTTTCCCACATTTTATGATGCAAAATCCATGCTGCTGAATGATGAGACGAGGCTCAAACGATGTCAAAAGGCGCCAGCTACAACAGACAACGGTTCTTCTTCAACTGTCCTCACTGTCTCCACCGAGAAACCGCAGCAGCAGAGGTTCAACCGAGGTAACCGGAAGCAGAACCGAGGACGAGGTCGCGGTGGCTTCAACCAACGATCATGGAACAACAATTGGAACCCACAATGGAATCAGCAGTGGCCTCTCTCGTACTTCCAGGGTCATATGCCACAGTAG